In one window of Cyanobacteriota bacterium DNA:
- a CDS encoding Fe-S cluster assembly protein SufB, giving the protein MSAALQTLVNQPYKYGFVTAIESETIPKGLSEEVVRLISAKKNEPEFMLEFRLRAYRQWLRMTEPTWARVGYPPIDYQNIVYYSAPKQAPKKLNSLDDVDPALLETFEKLGIPLSEQKRLANVAVDAIFDSVSIATTFKDKLAKDGIIFCSISEALQEHPELVKRYLGSVVPPTDNYFAALNSAVFSDGSFVYIPKGVR; this is encoded by the coding sequence ATGAGCGCAGCCCTCCAAACGTTAGTTAACCAGCCCTACAAATATGGGTTTGTAACCGCTATTGAGTCTGAGACTATTCCTAAAGGTCTCAGTGAAGAGGTTGTGCGTCTAATTTCGGCGAAGAAGAATGAGCCAGAGTTTATGCTGGAATTTCGCCTGCGTGCTTACCGACAGTGGTTGCGAATGACAGAGCCAACGTGGGCACGGGTTGGTTATCCTCCAATCGACTATCAGAACATTGTTTACTATTCAGCACCTAAACAGGCTCCCAAGAAGCTCAACAGTTTGGACGATGTGGATCCAGCGTTGCTGGAAACCTTTGAAAAACTGGGGATTCCACTGTCGGAACAGAAGCGCTTGGCCAATGTAGCTGTGGACGCGATTTTTGATAGTGTTTCGATCGCCACTACCTTCAAGGACAAGTTAGCAAAGGATGGCATCATCTTTTGCTCTATTTCCGAAGCTCTCCAGGAGCATCCTGAGCTAGTAAAACGCTACCTAGGTAGTGTTGTGCCCCCAACTGATAACTACTTTGCTGCCCTCAACTCGGCGGTATTTAGTGATGGCTCCTTTGTCTACATTCCCAAGGGTGTAAGG